TAAATTTTATTACACGACAATGCACTTACACACAAAGCAAAGCCAGTTCAGGAGATCTTAAATGAATGTTTCATTTTATCAAATAAAAAACGCTCACTTCATACCGGTATACCTGGCATACACACATAATAAAGGTTATGTTTCCGTCTTTGTCATAAAAAACCGATagaccgtttttcacaaacttatattcaaataatatattttgtgattttatagaaagttccggaattttgttcatatataccttccgattctggaatcacAGGAAGATTaacgcaaaaataaaattaaatctcGTCGCTTTCAAGACCACCCGATTCCAGTTCAGCATGGCCAAACGAGCTTCCGAAGTGCGCTCGCGTTAGTGTTTTTGGTCCGAAGTTAGTTTGAGCGGTACTTAGCAGCAGCATAAGTTTTCTTGAAGTTGAAGTTTAACATGTCTGTCGAAATATGAGTAAACTTTAAGGTACCGTATTCATATTTATTTGCTGCGCCATTATAAAGCAACGGAAAGAGAAAAGTTAACCAACACATTGAGCTGCCGAAGTTCGAAAAGAAATATCTCGTAAGACAGGCCATCTGTTCTTGTGACTTGGATTTGACATTTGCATCCCGATCGAATCCATCAATTAATACATTTATGAGAATAAATGTCAGGCCATTTACCGAATAACCAAATTTTTATGTTCCGTGTTGGCGGGATTTGTCATCTTGCCATTTCGGTAAAAAGAACCATAGAGTGATTCGCTAGAAGCGAAACTCCAGAGAATAATTTTCCCTTGTTCTGAGTGAGTTACTCGAAAAAAAGCCTGCTTCAATACATTTGTGGCGTAATGATACAATTCGCGAGTTACTGTTGGATTCTGCAAAACACTTGTTATTTATTCTTTATTAAAAACATGAAAGTATGTCTGGCCAGCAGCTAACATGAGCTACGAAACACATTAGTTAGTTAattagttttctttattaaagagACTTTCAACCGCAGGCTGATTCGTCTCTGTTAAATGTAACAATTTCCAGCTAAATTTAAGAAGTTCTTCCGTTATTTTGCACACTTTGccgtgtaattccggaactggaaatcggatctaaataaaattGCATAGCAGCTTATGGGACTATGAACCTATCTCTGAGATAGTAAAGTTCCGTTttgatgatttccgttttccaAAAACAGATCCGCACAATTCAAAAATTATGCGGCTGTTAGAATGAATTTTGGTCGTGTTTTCAACGTAATGTATAGAAACGCGTTcgtgaaatttaaatttttatactgaTGAGCCTGTGATTTCGCAACCAGAAGTCGTCTCTGGTTTAAATTTAATAACGTTCGATGCGgtcataagaccttccatttgatcttaatattgtaaaaatcgatccagattttgttgcacattttactccatttCTCCGAAAACGGAAGTCAGACCTGGATAATCTGGatctactacatggaatgaaaagtcccgggcctcttacagaaaagacgtgaattgTTTCGaatcgtgtatatttttgttgagaacaagcctctagatgggataataccaaatttcatgacaatatatccactagtgtttgaataacagctgatcgtgtcagacgagttctatttttcatcaagctatgtaaAAACACATGTTTTGTGTCTTGATAAAATAGCaagggtgaaattgaatgatctgCGGTatggattggtccaccatcccccgtattcttaagacctggcccccagcgactatgaTCTATTTCTAAacttgaaaaggtttctccagagaaatttttttcgtcgaatgctgaggtcatggcagaaacggaagcctattttgaaggccttgacaaatcattttttaagggcatcaaaatgttggagattatactgaagaatatcaAAGTTTACACGGTAAGAAGTCgactttttttgttgctgctaaTAAATTTTTTCCGGATCCGGCTACCGGTTTCGGAGCTACGACTTGttgagtgcaaaaaatgttcACCACGTTGTCCAAATATTCTGGTCTCGGCGGGTGACATCTTGCGGCCTCTTCGgttgttgttattttttccaAACTGTTGACATATATAATTCAATTATTCAATTACTATATCGAGACTCAAATGTCAATCAatacttttcaataaaagatacaaaTGCAAATTGTTCGAAGAGTGCCACAGTATCGTTTCTTTTTACAAAATGACGTTTCATCACAGCTGCATGTTTGTTTTCCACTTCAACAATCTGAAAAGCCGATTTCAAGTAGTAGGCAAACAGTTCTATAATTACCGATCGAACACCTGGTTCCCAGGTGGTACTTGAAAAATAAACAGGTGACTTATGTTTGTCTATTGATTAAACACAGACCGAACTGATAAGGGAACATACTTTCACCGTAGACGATGGACTATTTAAGACAATCCACGCTACAGCAACTCATCAGTTTAGTAGTATCAGGACTCTGACCATTGCTTCAAGAATGATCAAATTCGCGGTTTTGCTAGCGGTTCTCCCGTTGGTCTTGGCCAATGTCGTTCCCGTCAAACAATGTAAGTTAGCCTCTTCCGTTACCGGTATTGAATCTGAGACAACGTTCGATAATTTGCAGGTAAATCAGGACCCTTGCCATCTTCGGTAGACGTTGTCGGTTGTAGCAGTGTCCCTTGCAAGCTCCCCCGTGGACACGACGCCATCGCTCATGTAAACTTCAGTCCAGATGTCGATGTTTCCGCGCTCCGTCCGGTAGTTTACGCCACGGCCCTCGGTGTTACGGTTCCGTTCGAGTTGCCAAAGGATCACCAGAATGCTTGTAACTGGTTGGAAGGAAGTCAGTGTCCGCTGTCCGCCGGGGAGGATGTTTCGTACCTGTTGAAACTCCCGGTACAGAAGTTCTACCCACCGATTCCGATTAACGTCGAACTTCAGCTGGTCGATCAATCCGACGAAGTGGTTACCTGTTTCAAGTTGCAAGCTAAGGTTGTTTAAAGATGTTTGATTGGTTTCCAAATATACTACTGGTGGTTAAATACGTCATTGTTTCGTTTTAATTTGGTCTGTTGTGAACGAAAGTGTGTTTGCACGACAAAGGGAATTCAGTAAACAAGTTGGCATTCCTTGAAACTATATGAGTCATCTTGGGCCTAACTTGGGTGAGCATCCTTGAAATTCTCGTGCTTCAAACCCTGCTGAATTTGCAAATGACAGACTTTCACAGTTGATTGCCGAGTTGAgtattaaacagttcaatttgaactgctctgcactgatgagtcaaaaaaCGGTTGGTCCGATTTATTTGTATCTTCAACAATATTTTAGGGCTATATGAAAACAATTTACTcgttttaaaataactattgtATATGTATTTTATTCCGAAAATGAacttgtaaaaatcgatcattttaaaaaaaaattattttatgatGTATGTCATTGGCAAAACGTCAGTATTTTTTATAGTGTACTTCCTCCATATAGCTTCAATAGAtacctaaaacattgcagaagacaTCTAATAAATTAAACTAACCCTTTTTGGTTCTTCTCAAGTGTGAAACTAGCGTCAAAATCGACAACTGATTATGcgaattgttttttatttggTCATGATATATGCTTAATTAGAAGGTATAGATTATGAATAGCATGCTAGTTAAGAATTCAACCGTCGAATGGCACTAGTAGGCTCGTTGGATAACGATAGAAGATAGATTATGGTatatttctgttattttttttgtttccattacagaggttttaaccttaaggtcattcgcctctttggactagaaaaactttctgaccctatatgcggggatgggaatcgaactcaggtgGGTTGCGTGAACGCCATCGACTagcccatcacactatacctgtTCCCtggtataccttatgataaaaaaaacgtgattaatccacctagcagtgagatgatacctttttttttatcaatccgcatgtgttttttttgcatggatattcttaggtgttttagttctcatgacattattttaattatcgtcgtttcaaacggcaaattgagattttaatcactcattaccctgtaatttcgaatctgcaaatcgtattgaatttcaattttaacgtgtgacattcgattgaacattccatgagatgtcgaagtaagttccactttagagtttttcgtcattatttatggtacttccagcgctggtattcaggaactagcataacccaaaatgattcgaatggccataaattaatacgccaaacaatttacatcttctatatcggtatgaattttaaaaattcatcatctgtaattccagaatcggataaaattcaccaattttgtatgggaccttaagtcctttaatttgaatttttgtttttgaagttctatttggcctttttgaaaaaatgattaaactttgagaaacgattcgaaactggatccggagttctaagatcggtgtagccgaaatcagataaattcacctgaggagtgtgtagacatctttgagaaattgtagtgcgaattaaaatttgggggtacattccgaatccaaaaaagaataccgcttaaactgaaataaatttatttgataatcgactatccaaatttgcaaacccgataaacctgattaatttatgtgaaatggatatttttatactaatcaccctgtatctcctagaccagaaatcggatttgactaatttttatagggTTTTAAgatctctcatttgaatcatagatgattcttagatttcatttgaatcttagatcggttcagccatcaacgAGAaatatgaattgcattattttaatttcgtttcagaagtcggattcaaatttggaagtatactagttttcatatgaatctgagtttgtagaaaacggtttagccatctccgaaaaaatttagtgaaattatttgtcacacacgcatttgctgatctcgacgaactgagtcgtatggtatatggaagttatgttcttccagcttttattgctgtaatcaatataattatggaattactttcaactcggaaATGCTGATATCagctggtttataaatgccatattcgaacgattatgttgccaaaaacgagccgtgctaaaatcggtccgaggcaaattgtcatgaaaaaggatgctgtacacagtctttttggtacttagaaacaattgtatgtaacagtataaaaaatcgtgttttccgttgctcccaagcatttctttgccagacagcgctcaaaactcctactactggaatagggggaaaagtcgtttacacaaaaatttcgatatctccgttaaaaatggacggattttaacaatctatggcttgttgaataggtattatcgtgcggaatctaagtctgaaaacatattctgttttcaaggtcaattgtgacagatactgtcaaaaaacgtgaaaattttgacataaaacttcgtataactcaaaaagtaaacatccgatctcaaaaccattcaatagcgttttgggtgacggggagacctttcatttgcgactagtttgatcaaattcggtccagccatctctgagatctcgacctcttagttgacaacacacacacatacacacacacacacagacatttgctcagttcgtcgagctgaatcgattggtatatgtcattcggccctccgggcctcggaaaaatttccgaaagtttgagtgaattctatacctattttttatatatataaaaaaaggtaaaaacggaattttcatttaaaaattctcgcgcttgtccaatcggtaaactttttttttttttttataaaattttttttattcaggccaatttgcgtacaagctttacgtggccgaatgagccatgtttttattagataaaataatttttttaccgttggatctcgttgtcaccctttttctagggggagaggagcttccatttttatcttgcgatgagtgaggggcactttgttcgtggctcgtctcgtcctccattgccgcatcggtggtatcgttgttggtttccgttttttcttcgttttccttgtaattcgcattcttgggttggttgttagttgctgtagacgcgccttgttgtgcattaattgcagttgttggtgggtttgatggtacaacaggagtactgcgctcactagtttccgttgttgggcggttgtccttatttttgtttaaagatgtcctttttgcagtttcagtgcaaggtttgccgtagtgtgcaatttgttcacaaaactgacatgtaaccagttgattttcatacgtaatcagcgttttacacggatgtatcccgtcttgatcacaaatgatgtaagatggaattgctttacgtagttgcatacgtactactcgcacgccattccggatacccggaaaaaaattccgccatacttccctttcgatggaaagaacttcaccgtactgcgacatacattcccgaacatacccctcgctggtctgcgggggaaggtcatgcacgcgtacttctatggcattgtccaccatgtacacagggattttatatttaacattgtcatgatcaatactgtgcaccccgttattaaccgaagcaaatgcaattgcatctttttcacgtttgaacataatgtacacacagttagacgccttgttgaattgaatctcacttacatcagtaacgtttagatgcattcgttctttaagtaggatttcaatttcatttgctgctggtctaactttgcagcgcttgaaatcaatacaaattgaatttggccttgtaggccaagtttcaggctttgttaaatcgtatttgcccatttcgtacactctattgttcactacactgtattgtctttgtttctatcgtctcgaccgtaagcaattgtcgactgagtctgatgagatgccagcACGAACTGGGTCGGTAAACTTTGATTCTCTCAACTTTGGcagcacttttatacacattctgtcaagttttgacgcatatcgtacgattagtttttgtttggcgtctatacaaagaagttggaaaattttcgtgtggcgatttttataatggatgaaaatttagaacaacgtgcgtgcatcaaattttgtgttgcaaataggtTTAAGTGcttcgaaacgttgaaaatgttagaaaaagcctttggtgaatcgtgtctaggaaaaatacaggcatacgagtggtatcgTTTcgtttcctagacacgattcaccaaaggccttttctaaaattttcaacgtttcgaagCACTTAAatctatttgcaacacaaaatgtgATGCacacacgttgttctaaattttcatccactttactccaacctcgataactcagctgtttctggtcggatcgacctcaaattttgacccgtttcaagcaaaggttagtactctagaaagacgtggttactgctttgctacgagcgccatctctgctttagtctcgggacttattgatccatgtgttatgtactaactaattcgtctcaaaacatgatcactatttcataattacactactattcaaTGTAAGATTGTTTCATAATTATTATTGTTgacttttcacttgtttaattaacgtttGAAAAGTCCTAAATTTACCAGATAAGCATTAAAATCATAATTTGTACtttattcacttgattgcgctttgttttcatctcatttcgtaccgcatggaagccaagttttctcatacagagttttcttcttcaaattagcaTCAACACTCGTGACGTtagttttattatattattgatatttctatttcaataaaactgtctcGTCTTCGAATATTGCTAGAAAGTGCGTGTGAAATACTACTGAAATAATCattatggcaaatctagtaacactggtttcattccgatatATGTCCTCATAACGCTGTTAAATGTGTGTTTTTTCTCTTGGTTTTGCATctgatattttgatatttttaaaagGGCCAATCCAAGTGAACCTttcagcaaaatttcaaatgtatAATGAAAGTAAAACGAAAaccatcgaaatatttttaaaagtcGAATTGATTCCAAGCTGgtttaaaaatatcgtgtgtcgtCACAAAGTTGGCATTAGACCCTATGAAAATAATGCCAACATTgtaacaacacacgatattttcgcTAAAACATGGGATGAATATaggaccaaggatggcttttatggtatcaaagaacgctcactagcatctcttcacacgattcaatcagtgccatcaaagagagacggatatcatcgcagcaacaaaaaaccggcatggttcatttaacatagaacagacaccagtgcgagagcgaatttctctcgatgacctgtctgagaatcaaaggttagcacgctgctgtggggattctctctgaagcaacaaacggtcgtttattctcgttttgcgatctgaTTCTTTATGGGCAGTAGataattgccgcttattctaactgtgtgcatataacctttgtataagttttgTCTAATATATCaggagtgtttttagctgtttgttGAATATTAGATTAATTCCCAATAAATGTGAATCAGTTCTCAGCAAGCGAGGCGAatcaagcagaaatatgaaataattatagtgattttagtggttaaaacaaggttttgaggtaacgtccttacaaatgaaattaaatagagAACCGTTActttagaaaggctatgcaatcactgtgaaaaatgGCGTTTTAACCGGGGTCCGGAGGGCTGAATAtcttatactattcgactcagcttgacaaactgagcaaatgtctgtatgtgtatgcgTGTATAtttataacaaaaatatgctcttacttctctcggagatggctgaaccgattttctcaaactaagattcaaatgaaaggtcttatagtcccatagtttgctattgaatttcatttagattcgacttttggttccggagttacaggataaaatgtgaaaattagagaaaaaatgtgcactcaactttctcggaaacggcttgaaccgattttcacaaactaagaagataTATTAGAGACTCAACATGGTTTCATGCCGAATCGTCTACATATTTAG
This genomic window from Malaya genurostris strain Urasoe2022 chromosome 1, Malgen_1.1, whole genome shotgun sequence contains:
- the LOC131439295 gene encoding NPC intracellular cholesterol transporter 2-like — its product is MIKFAVLLAVLPLVLANVVPVKQCKSGPLPSSVDVVGCSSVPCKLPRGHDAIAHVNFSPDVDVSALRPVVYATALGVTVPFELPKDHQNACNWLEGSQCPLSAGEDVSYLLKLPVQKFYPPIPINVELQLVDQSDEVVTCFKLQAKVV